A portion of the Blastochloris tepida genome contains these proteins:
- a CDS encoding cache domain-containing protein produces MKSGRLALAAAFALALSVPAYAADFGTAAEAKAMLEKAVTALKADKAKALAEFAKGEGGFKDRDLYPFCGGPDGNFTAHPTLTGKSLKDLKDKTGKALGEQIYAVAAEGKISEVDYMWPRPGTTDPVQKVSFVTKVGDQTCAVGYYK; encoded by the coding sequence ATGAAATCAGGACGTCTCGCTCTGGCCGCCGCCTTTGCGCTCGCGCTTTCCGTGCCGGCCTATGCGGCCGACTTCGGCACCGCTGCCGAGGCCAAGGCCATGCTGGAGAAGGCGGTCACCGCGCTGAAGGCCGACAAGGCCAAGGCGCTCGCCGAGTTCGCCAAGGGCGAGGGCGGGTTCAAGGACCGCGACCTCTATCCGTTCTGTGGCGGTCCGGACGGCAACTTCACCGCGCATCCGACGCTCACCGGCAAGAGCCTGAAGGACCTCAAGGACAAGACCGGCAAGGCGCTGGGCGAGCAGATCTACGCCGTCGCGGCCGAGGGCAAGATCAGCGAAGTCGACTATATGTGGCCGCGGCCGGGCACCACCGATCCGGTGCAGAAGGTGTCGTTCGTCACCAAGGTCGGCGACCAGACCTGCGCCGTCGGCTACTACAAGTGA
- the recA gene encoding recombinase RecA — MDKTKALDAALTQIERAFGKGSIMRLGKGTAALEVETVSTGSLGLDIALGIGGLPRGRVVEIFGPESSGKTTLALHTIAEAQKKGGVCAFIDAEHALDPIYARKLGVNLDDLLISQPDAGEQALEIADTLVRSGAIDVLVVDSVAALVPRAELEGEMGDSQPGMQARLMSQALRKLTASISRSNCMVIFINQIRMKIGVMYGSPETTTGGNALKFYASIRLDIRRIGSIKERDEVVGNQTRVKVVKNKLAPPFKQVEFDIMYGEGISKAGELIDLGVKAGVVEKSGSWFSYDSQRIGQGRENVKGFLKTHPDIAGRIEAAIRQNAGLIAEQILGSPESGEDGEDAAEG, encoded by the coding sequence ATGGACAAAACCAAGGCGCTGGACGCCGCGCTCACCCAGATCGAGCGGGCCTTCGGCAAGGGCTCGATCATGCGCCTCGGCAAGGGCACCGCCGCGCTGGAGGTCGAGACCGTCTCCACCGGTTCGCTCGGGCTCGACATTGCGCTCGGCATCGGCGGCCTGCCGCGCGGCCGCGTCGTTGAGATTTTCGGCCCCGAATCGTCGGGCAAGACCACGCTGGCGCTGCACACCATCGCCGAAGCCCAGAAGAAGGGCGGGGTGTGCGCCTTCATCGATGCCGAGCACGCGCTCGATCCGATCTATGCCCGGAAGCTCGGGGTCAATCTCGACGATCTGCTGATCTCCCAGCCCGATGCCGGCGAGCAGGCGCTGGAGATCGCCGACACGCTGGTGCGCTCGGGCGCCATCGACGTGCTGGTGGTCGATTCGGTGGCCGCCCTGGTGCCGCGCGCGGAGCTGGAAGGCGAGATGGGCGACAGCCAGCCGGGCATGCAGGCGCGGCTGATGAGCCAGGCGCTGCGCAAGCTCACCGCCTCGATCTCGCGGTCGAACTGCATGGTGATCTTCATCAACCAGATCCGCATGAAGATCGGCGTGATGTACGGCTCGCCCGAGACCACCACCGGCGGCAACGCGCTGAAGTTCTACGCCTCGATCCGCCTCGACATCCGCCGCATCGGCTCGATCAAGGAGCGCGACGAGGTGGTGGGCAACCAGACGCGGGTCAAGGTGGTCAAGAACAAGCTCGCCCCGCCGTTCAAGCAGGTCGAGTTCGACATCATGTATGGCGAGGGCATCTCCAAGGCCGGCGAGCTGATCGACCTCGGCGTCAAGGCCGGCGTGGTCGAGAAGTCGGGCTCCTGGTTCTCCTATGACAGCCAGCGCATCGGCCAGGGCCGCGAGAACGTCAAGGGCTTCCTCAAGACGCATCCGGACATTGCCGGGCGCATCGAGGCCGCCATCCGCCAGAATGCCGGCTTGATCGCCGAGCAGATCCTCGGTTCGCCCGAAAGCGGCGAGGACGGCGAGGACGCCGCCGAGGGGTGA
- the alaS gene encoding alanine--tRNA ligase, producing MSGVNEIRSTFLEFFAKNGHAVVPSSPLVPRNDPTLMFTNAGMVQFKNVFTGVEKRPYQRAVTAQKCVRAGGKHNDLDNVGYTARHHTFFEMLGNFSFGDYFKDRAIELAWNLITKVYEVPEKRLLVTVYSEDDEAFGLWKKIAGLPDSRIIRIPTSDNFWAMGDTGPCGPCSEIFYDHGDHIPGGPPGSADQDGDRFIEIWNLVFMQYEQLPGERIALPKPSIDTGMGLERISAVLQGTHDNYDIDLFRALIRASAEATGVEPDGAHKASHRVIADHLRASAFLVADGVLPSNEGRGYVLRRIMRRAMRHAQLLGARDPLMWRLVPVLVREMGQAYPELQRAEALITETLKLEETRFRKTLVRGLAILDEETARLGPGETLKGDVAFTLYDTYGFPLDLTQDALKARGIGVDTEGFQAAMERQRETARAAWAGSGEAATETVWFAVREKVGATEFLGYETETAEGVVKALVKDGQEVAALEAGESGFVVLNQTPFYGESGGQVGDTGVMSAAEARARVTDTQKKLGDLFVHAVTVEHGRLKADLPVELAVDHDRRGAIRANHSATHLLHEALRQVLGDHVAQKGSLVSPDRLRFDISHPKPISAEELEKVEDIANDIILQNAPVVTRLMAVDEAIESGARALFGEKYGDEVRVVSMGIAPGSNAAPYSVELCGGTHVARTGDIGLVTLLGDSAVAAGVRRIEAMTGRSARKHTNILAGTAKAAAAELRAPLDELVPRISGLMDERRRLERDLAEAKKRLAMGGGGGGADGIQTVGSTKLLAKTVHGIELRDLKSLADEGKKQIGSGVVAIVGVAEDGKAGLVVGVTADLTGQFNAVDLVKKGAEALGGKGGGGRPDMAQAGGPDGAKSDAALKAIGEALAAG from the coding sequence ATGAGCGGCGTCAACGAGATCAGGTCCACCTTTCTTGAGTTCTTCGCAAAGAACGGCCACGCCGTGGTGCCGTCCTCGCCGCTGGTGCCGCGCAACGACCCGACCTTGATGTTCACCAATGCCGGGATGGTGCAGTTCAAGAACGTCTTCACCGGCGTCGAGAAGCGGCCCTACCAGCGCGCGGTGACCGCCCAGAAGTGCGTGCGGGCCGGCGGCAAGCACAACGACCTCGACAATGTCGGCTACACCGCGCGGCATCACACCTTCTTCGAGATGCTGGGCAATTTCTCCTTCGGCGACTATTTCAAGGACCGGGCGATCGAGCTGGCGTGGAACCTGATCACCAAGGTCTACGAGGTTCCCGAGAAGCGCCTGCTGGTCACTGTCTATTCCGAGGACGACGAGGCGTTCGGCCTGTGGAAGAAGATCGCCGGCCTGCCCGACAGCCGCATCATCCGCATCCCGACCTCCGACAATTTCTGGGCGATGGGCGACACCGGCCCGTGCGGCCCGTGCTCGGAGATCTTCTACGACCATGGCGACCATATTCCGGGCGGCCCGCCCGGCTCGGCCGATCAGGACGGCGACCGGTTCATCGAGATCTGGAACCTCGTCTTCATGCAGTACGAGCAGCTTCCGGGCGAGCGCATCGCGCTGCCGAAGCCCTCGATCGACACCGGCATGGGGCTGGAGCGGATCTCGGCGGTGCTGCAGGGCACCCACGACAATTACGACATCGACCTGTTCCGCGCCCTGATTCGCGCCAGTGCCGAGGCGACCGGCGTCGAGCCGGACGGCGCCCACAAGGCGAGCCACCGCGTCATCGCCGACCATCTGCGCGCCTCGGCCTTCCTGGTCGCCGACGGCGTGCTGCCCTCCAATGAGGGCCGCGGCTACGTGCTGCGCCGCATCATGCGCCGTGCCATGCGCCACGCCCAGCTTCTCGGCGCCAGGGATCCGCTGATGTGGCGGCTGGTGCCGGTGCTGGTGCGCGAGATGGGGCAGGCCTATCCCGAGCTTCAGCGCGCCGAGGCGCTGATCACCGAGACGCTGAAGCTGGAGGAAACCCGCTTCCGCAAGACGCTGGTGCGCGGCCTCGCCATCCTCGACGAGGAGACTGCGCGCCTCGGACCGGGCGAGACGCTCAAGGGCGATGTCGCCTTCACGCTCTACGACACCTATGGCTTCCCGCTCGATCTGACCCAGGATGCGCTGAAGGCGCGCGGCATCGGCGTCGATACCGAGGGCTTCCAGGCGGCGATGGAGCGCCAGCGCGAGACCGCGCGCGCCGCGTGGGCCGGCTCGGGGGAGGCCGCGACCGAGACGGTGTGGTTCGCGGTGCGCGAAAAGGTGGGCGCCACCGAGTTCCTGGGCTACGAGACCGAGACCGCCGAGGGCGTGGTCAAGGCGCTGGTCAAGGACGGCCAGGAGGTCGCGGCGCTGGAGGCCGGCGAGAGCGGCTTCGTGGTGCTGAACCAGACGCCATTCTATGGCGAGTCGGGCGGGCAGGTCGGCGACACCGGCGTGATGAGCGCCGCCGAGGCGCGCGCCCGCGTCACCGACACCCAGAAGAAGCTCGGCGACCTGTTCGTGCATGCGGTCACCGTCGAGCACGGCCGGCTGAAGGCGGACCTGCCGGTGGAACTCGCGGTCGATCACGACCGCCGCGGCGCCATCCGCGCCAACCATTCGGCCACCCATCTGCTGCATGAGGCGCTACGTCAGGTGCTTGGCGACCATGTCGCCCAGAAGGGCTCGCTGGTGTCGCCCGACCGGCTGCGCTTCGACATCTCCCATCCCAAGCCGATCTCGGCGGAGGAGTTGGAGAAGGTCGAGGACATCGCCAACGACATCATCCTGCAGAACGCGCCGGTGGTGACGCGGCTGATGGCGGTGGACGAAGCCATCGAATCCGGCGCGCGGGCGCTGTTCGGCGAGAAGTACGGCGACGAGGTGCGGGTGGTGTCGATGGGGATCGCGCCGGGCAGCAATGCCGCGCCCTATTCGGTGGAGCTGTGCGGCGGCACCCATGTGGCGCGCACCGGCGACATCGGCCTCGTCACGCTGCTCGGCGACAGTGCGGTGGCGGCCGGGGTGCGGCGCATCGAGGCGATGACCGGGCGGTCGGCGCGCAAGCACACCAATATCCTGGCGGGCACCGCCAAGGCGGCGGCGGCCGAGCTGCGGGCGCCGCTTGACGAGCTGGTGCCGCGCATCTCCGGCCTGATGGACGAGCGCCGCCGGCTTGAGCGCGATCTCGCCGAGGCGAAGAAGCGGCTCGCGATGGGCGGCGGGGGCGGGGGCGCGGACGGCATCCAGACCGTCGGCTCGACCAAGCTGCTGGCGAAGACCGTGCATGGCATCGAGCTGCGCGACCTCAAAAGCCTCGCCGACGAGGGCAAGAAGCAGATCGGCTCGGGCGTCGTGGCGATTGTCGGCGTGGCGGAGGACGGCAAGGCCGGCCTCGTGGTCGGCGTCACGGCCGACCTGACCGGCCAGTTCAACGCCGTCGATCTGGTGAAGAAGGGTGCGGAAGCCTTGGGCGGCAAGGGCGGCGGCGGGCGGCCGGACATGGCCCAGGCCGGCGGTCCCGATGGGGCGAAATCGGACGCCGCGCTGAAGGCGATCGGCGAGGCGCTGGCCGCCGGCTGA
- a CDS encoding cation:proton antiporter: MPSPLETGFYREALVFLGTAGVVIPLMARMRVSPVLGFLVAGLVLGPHSLGRLAESVPWLGYIAITSHETVDQLAELGVVFLLFTIGLELSFDRLWTMRRMVFGFGMLQVALTTAAIGVTAWAFGNPFDASLVIGACLALSSTAIVLQLLAEQRRLASVAGRVIFAVLLAQDLAVVPILFLVVVFSKTAPDGAVTAIAGQSVLLGLGLALLQGAAAVTIIIGFGRAILRPFFRLVARTHNRELFMAAILFVVVGTSLITHFAGLSMALGAFLAGLLLSETEFRREVEVDIEPFKGMLLGLFFISVGMRIDPLGVAHDPLLLALSVLGMASLKVVVIAALARLFGLSWPVAVEASLLLAGGGEFAFLVLGMAGSGGLLPANIEQFMLLVASGTMMLTPFLARLGRQAGRQARRAAAMADGHGEPEPAAVGRTIVVGYGRVGRLVSELLEGEGRAFIATDRNADIVASGRKAGQPVVYGDATRREFLRKCGLTDAPAVVITMDDPVAAEHVVAAVRAERADVPVVARARDAAHAVRLFRLGATDVVPEALEASLDLASAALQTLGGSRDEVHAAIRAKRELLKAPLRAGRPAE; the protein is encoded by the coding sequence ATGCCCTCCCCGCTGGAAACCGGATTTTATCGTGAAGCGCTGGTGTTTCTCGGCACAGCGGGCGTGGTGATTCCACTGATGGCCCGCATGCGGGTCTCCCCTGTGCTGGGCTTCCTCGTTGCCGGCCTGGTGCTCGGGCCCCACAGCCTGGGGCGGCTCGCCGAAAGCGTGCCCTGGCTGGGCTACATCGCCATCACCTCGCACGAGACCGTCGACCAGCTCGCCGAGCTCGGCGTGGTGTTCCTGCTGTTCACCATCGGCCTCGAACTGTCGTTCGACCGATTGTGGACCATGCGGCGCATGGTGTTCGGCTTCGGCATGCTGCAGGTGGCGCTGACCACGGCGGCGATCGGCGTCACCGCCTGGGCGTTCGGCAACCCGTTCGATGCCTCGCTGGTGATCGGCGCCTGCCTCGCCCTTTCGTCCACCGCCATCGTGCTGCAACTCCTGGCCGAGCAGCGCAGGCTGGCCTCGGTCGCCGGCCGCGTCATCTTCGCGGTGCTGCTGGCCCAGGATCTGGCGGTGGTGCCGATCCTGTTCCTGGTCGTGGTGTTCAGCAAGACGGCGCCGGACGGCGCGGTGACCGCCATCGCCGGCCAGTCGGTGCTGCTGGGGCTGGGGCTGGCGCTGCTGCAGGGGGCGGCGGCGGTCACCATCATCATCGGCTTCGGCCGCGCCATCCTGCGGCCGTTCTTCCGGCTGGTCGCGCGCACCCACAATCGCGAGCTGTTCATGGCCGCGATTCTGTTCGTGGTGGTCGGCACCTCGCTCATCACCCATTTCGCCGGCCTGTCGATGGCGCTGGGCGCCTTCCTCGCCGGCCTGCTGCTGTCGGAGACCGAGTTCCGCCGCGAGGTCGAGGTCGATATCGAGCCGTTCAAGGGCATGCTGCTCGGCCTGTTCTTCATCTCGGTCGGCATGCGGATCGATCCGCTCGGCGTGGCGCATGACCCATTGCTGCTCGCCCTGTCGGTGCTCGGCATGGCCAGCCTCAAAGTGGTGGTGATCGCCGCCTTGGCGCGCCTGTTCGGGCTCTCCTGGCCGGTGGCGGTGGAGGCGAGCCTGCTGCTCGCCGGCGGCGGCGAGTTCGCCTTCCTGGTGCTGGGGATGGCCGGCAGCGGCGGCCTGCTGCCCGCCAATATCGAGCAGTTCATGCTGCTGGTGGCCTCCGGCACCATGATGCTGACGCCCTTCCTCGCCCGGCTCGGCCGGCAGGCCGGCCGGCAGGCCCGCCGCGCCGCCGCCATGGCCGACGGCCACGGCGAGCCGGAGCCGGCCGCGGTCGGCCGCACCATCGTCGTCGGCTACGGCCGCGTCGGCCGGCTGGTCAGCGAGCTTCTCGAAGGCGAAGGCCGCGCCTTCATTGCCACCGACCGCAACGCCGACATCGTCGCCAGCGGCCGCAAGGCCGGCCAGCCGGTGGTCTATGGCGATGCCACGCGGCGCGAGTTCCTGCGCAAATGCGGGCTCACCGACGCCCCGGCGGTGGTGATCACCATGGACGATCCGGTCGCCGCCGAGCACGTGGTCGCCGCGGTGAGGGCCGAGCGCGCCGACGTGCCGGTGGTGGCGCGGGCGCGCGACGCCGCCCATGCGGTGCGGCTGTTCCGGCTCGGCGCCACCGATGTGGTGCCCGAGGCGCTGGAGGCCAGCCTCGACCTCGCCAGCGCCGCCCTGCAGACGCTCGGCGGCTCGCGCGACGAGGTGCACGCCGCCATCCGCGCCAAGCGCGAACTGCTCAAGGCGCCGCTGCGCGCCGGCCGCCCGGCGGAGTGA
- a CDS encoding rhodanese-like domain-containing protein, with translation MAQSKLRRWILGGVLTVLAAGAIIVGPAALEIATMPKNLPSIDRAQLEQALAANAIDLIDIREPDEFAAGHVAGARNLPMSKLDPKSLAQPHDKPIVLMCRSGRRTAATLSAALEAGATNIVHYPGAMLDWAGAGKPVVKGP, from the coding sequence ATGGCTCAGAGTAAATTGCGGCGGTGGATTCTGGGGGGTGTGCTGACGGTGCTCGCCGCCGGGGCGATCATCGTCGGCCCGGCGGCGCTGGAGATTGCCACCATGCCGAAGAACCTGCCGTCGATCGACCGGGCGCAACTGGAACAGGCGCTGGCCGCCAACGCCATCGATCTGATCGACATCCGCGAGCCGGACGAGTTCGCCGCGGGCCATGTTGCCGGCGCCCGCAATCTGCCGATGTCGAAGCTCGACCCCAAGTCCCTGGCGCAGCCGCACGACAAGCCGATCGTACTGATGTGCCGCTCCGGCCGGCGCACGGCGGCGACGCTGTCCGCGGCGCTGGAGGCCGGCGCCACCAATATCGTTCACTATCCCGGCGCCATGTTGGATTGGGCCGGCGCCGGCAAGCCGGTGGTGAAGGGGCCGTGA
- a CDS encoding TrmJ/YjtD family RNA methyltransferase: MSGTDQSRPWLAIPAPAIVLVEPQMGENIGTTARAMANFGLADLRLVNPRDGWPNPRAKAAASGADPILESARLYPDLRAAIADLGFVVAATARCHTQAKPVLGPEAAAKAITEKIAGGAKAGVVFGRERNGLESDEVGLADAIVTYPVNPAFASLNLAQAVLLMAYEVSKLATGSALPFDMPQLSEPAPREQLHAFFDRLEYELERVEFYRPPEKRPVMSVNLRNIFLRLSPTRQDVQTLAGVIDALVSGRKGPAAGGVLNAGETVSLRSLVAAEATVGVTAPVRGLARLVRRNPTEAERVVWASLVTDRRLAGRGYKRRVPIGPHIVDFVSFPEKTVLELDDGSEEPAGAARRRAWLTERGYRVVVLPVAGASAEGVADRLVELLAPIESSSNP; the protein is encoded by the coding sequence ATGTCCGGCACCGACCAATCCCGCCCCTGGCTCGCCATTCCCGCCCCCGCCATCGTGCTGGTCGAGCCCCAGATGGGCGAGAACATCGGCACCACGGCGCGGGCGATGGCCAATTTCGGCCTGGCCGACCTGCGGCTCGTGAACCCGCGCGACGGCTGGCCCAATCCGCGCGCCAAGGCGGCGGCCTCGGGCGCCGACCCGATCCTGGAGAGCGCGCGGCTCTATCCCGATCTGCGCGCCGCCATCGCCGATCTCGGCTTCGTGGTGGCGGCGACCGCGCGCTGCCACACCCAGGCCAAGCCCGTTCTGGGGCCGGAGGCGGCGGCGAAAGCCATCACCGAGAAGATCGCGGGCGGCGCCAAGGCCGGCGTGGTGTTCGGCCGCGAGCGCAACGGCCTGGAGAGCGACGAGGTCGGTCTGGCCGATGCCATCGTCACCTATCCGGTCAACCCGGCGTTCGCCTCGCTCAACCTCGCCCAGGCCGTGCTGCTGATGGCCTATGAGGTCTCCAAGCTCGCGACCGGTTCCGCGCTGCCGTTCGACATGCCGCAATTGTCGGAGCCCGCGCCGCGGGAGCAGCTTCACGCCTTCTTCGACCGGCTGGAATATGAGCTGGAGCGCGTCGAGTTCTACCGCCCGCCGGAGAAGCGGCCGGTGATGAGCGTGAACCTGCGCAACATCTTCCTGCGCCTGTCGCCGACCCGGCAGGACGTGCAGACGCTGGCCGGGGTGATCGACGCGCTGGTGTCCGGCCGCAAGGGGCCGGCCGCGGGCGGCGTGCTCAATGCCGGGGAGACGGTGTCGCTCCGAAGCCTCGTCGCCGCCGAGGCGACGGTGGGCGTCACCGCGCCGGTGCGCGGGCTCGCCCGGCTCGTGCGCCGCAACCCGACCGAGGCCGAGCGGGTGGTGTGGGCGAGCCTCGTCACCGATCGCCGGCTCGCCGGCAGAGGCTACAAGCGGCGGGTGCCGATCGGCCCGCACATCGTCGACTTCGTGTCGTTCCCGGAAAAGACCGTGCTGGAGCTCGACGACGGCTCGGAAGAGCCGGCCGGCGCCGCCCGCCGCCGGGCGTGGCTCACCGAGCGCGGCTATCGCGTGGTGGTGCTGCCGGTGGCTGGGGCTTCGGCGGAGGGCGTAGCCGATAGGCTGGTCGAGCTGTTGGCGCCGATCGAATCCTCATCAAATCCTTAA
- the murI gene encoding glutamate racemase, translating into MPIELSSGEVRSLGRAPSPLAPTIAPLPPVAISLRDPLILVFDSGLGGLTVLAEVTKARPDARIVYVADDAGFPYGPMAESALIARVAQVLGQAIRLHGPDVVVVACNTASTLVLPHLRAAHPAVRFVGTVPAIKPACEGSKSGRVSVLATPGTVRRDYTRDLIRRFAGSCQVTLVGSALLAGFAEAFLRGHPIDDEAIAAEIAPCFVDGPEGARTDTVVLACTHYPLLVEAFRDLAPWPVRWVDPAPAIARRVVQLIGPATAGVVAPPGRVAFTGGRMREPGLAGALRRFRLEEA; encoded by the coding sequence ATGCCGATCGAACTGTCGTCCGGCGAGGTGCGCAGTCTCGGGCGTGCGCCGTCGCCCCTTGCCCCCACCATCGCGCCGCTGCCGCCGGTCGCCATTTCGCTGCGCGACCCGCTGATTCTGGTGTTCGATTCGGGCCTCGGCGGCCTCACCGTGCTGGCCGAGGTGACGAAGGCGCGGCCCGATGCGCGCATCGTCTATGTCGCCGACGATGCCGGCTTTCCCTACGGTCCGATGGCGGAATCGGCGCTGATCGCCCGCGTCGCGCAGGTGCTGGGCCAGGCGATTCGGCTTCATGGGCCTGACGTGGTGGTGGTGGCCTGCAACACCGCCTCGACATTGGTGCTGCCGCATCTGCGCGCGGCCCACCCGGCGGTGCGATTCGTCGGCACCGTGCCGGCGATCAAGCCGGCCTGCGAGGGCTCCAAGAGCGGGCGGGTCAGCGTGCTGGCGACGCCCGGCACGGTGCGGCGCGACTATACCCGCGACCTGATCCGCCGGTTCGCCGGGTCCTGCCAGGTGACGCTGGTCGGCTCGGCGCTGCTCGCCGGTTTCGCCGAGGCGTTCCTGCGCGGCCATCCGATTGACGACGAGGCGATCGCCGCCGAGATCGCGCCCTGCTTCGTCGATGGGCCGGAGGGGGCGCGCACCGATACGGTGGTGCTGGCCTGCACCCATTATCCGCTGCTGGTCGAGGCGTTCCGCGATCTCGCGCCCTGGCCGGTGCGCTGGGTCGATCCGGCGCCGGCGATCGCCCGGCGGGTGGTGCAGCTCATCGGCCCGGCGACGGCGGGCGTGGTGGCGCCGCCGGGGCGGGTGGCGTTCACCGGCGGGCGGATGCGCGAGCCGGGCCTCGCCGGGGCGCTGCGCCGGTTCCGGCTGGAAGAGGCCTGA
- the rpsD gene encoding 30S ribosomal protein S4 has translation MSKRHDAKYKIDRRMGENIWGRPKSPVNRREYGPGQHGQRRKGKVSDFGAQLKAKQKLKGYYGSISEKQFRGIYQEAARMKGDTGANLIGLLERRLDAVVYRAKFVPTVWAARQFVNHGHVKVNGRRVTIPSFRVKVGDHIEVKDASKQLAIVLEATQLAERDVPDYVEVDHHKMTAKLNRVPELNEVPYAVVMEPNLVVEFYSR, from the coding sequence ATGAGCAAGCGTCACGACGCCAAGTATAAAATCGACCGCCGGATGGGCGAGAACATCTGGGGCCGCCCCAAGAGCCCGGTCAACCGGCGCGAATACGGCCCCGGCCAGCACGGCCAGCGCCGCAAGGGCAAGGTCTCGGACTTCGGCGCCCAGCTCAAGGCCAAGCAGAAGCTGAAGGGCTATTACGGCTCGATCTCCGAGAAGCAGTTCCGCGGCATCTATCAGGAAGCCGCCCGCATGAAGGGCGACACCGGCGCCAATCTGATCGGCCTGCTGGAGCGCCGCCTCGATGCCGTGGTCTACCGCGCCAAGTTCGTGCCGACGGTGTGGGCCGCCCGCCAGTTCGTCAATCACGGCCACGTCAAGGTCAATGGCCGCCGCGTCACCATTCCGAGCTTCCGCGTGAAGGTCGGCGACCATATCGAGGTCAAGGACGCCTCCAAGCAGCTCGCCATCGTGCTGGAAGCGACCCAGCTCGCCGAGCGCGACGTGCCGGACTACGTCGAGGTCGACCACCACAAGATGACCGCCAAGCTCAACCGCGTGCCGGAACTCAACGAGGTTCCCTACGCCGTGGTGATGGAGCCCAATCTGGTGGTGGAATTCTATTCGCGCTGA